In Triticum aestivum cultivar Chinese Spring chromosome 5B, IWGSC CS RefSeq v2.1, whole genome shotgun sequence, the following proteins share a genomic window:
- the LOC123117546 gene encoding uncharacterized protein, which translates to MEEHARGDRAPQEGRRIGVKVVSDTTSSGKRGGCSLVKIASSQDVGAGGSSMMEVRDDAMECARGHSRVHSVAAMLRFRRVKRGLAAEILRKELQQMEPRVK; encoded by the exons atggaggagcacgCGCGCGGCGACAGAGCACCACAAGAGGGGCGAAGGATCGGGGTAAAGGTCGTTAGCGACACTACGAGTTCCGGCAAGCGAGGAGGCTGTTCGCTGGTCAAAATCGCGAG CTCACAGGACGTGGGTGCTGGCGGCAGTTCTATGATGGAGGTGCGAGATGATGCGATGGAGTGCGCGCGGGGGCATAGTAGAGTGCACTCTGTCGCGGCGATGCTGCGTTTCCGGCGAGTAAAGAGGGGACTCGCTGCAGAAATCCTGAG GAAGGAGTTACAGCAGATGGAACCACGGGTGAAGTAG